AGATCGATCCTCGGCCTCCTTTGCAATCAGGAGACCGATGCAATAGCATACGCAAATTAAGCACCGTCTCTTTGCAATCAGGAAACCATTTTCAACACGATGGTGTTCTGTCGTATATGTCTCCATGCTCTCTATATGAGCAAGCTTAGCTACATACAAAACGAATCGGTTATGATTCAAGATCGACCATTACGTAGAATCAAAGAGGTAGAAAGTTGGAAAGAAGCAATAGATATACAGGATACGAGAGGAAGGTGAAGAAAAACGGGATCGTGATGGTGTGATAAAAAAGATGAAGTTTATATCGACAAGTTACAAATTAAGATCCTACATATATAAACGTGAAGAAGGCGGTTTGGAACATTTGGTCACTAAGATACAGTAGTATCTTAATGTGCTGGGGAGAATGTTGCAGAATATATATTTCGTCTTGATTCCTTTTTGCAACTACGTATGCTTTCCGATTTCAAGTAATTAAAGTTGTAATTTGAGTGATTGAAAAGTAAATTTAAGCACGTTCATATAATGATATGTACCAGAATTTCTGCCTCTTCTCGATCGAATAAGTTGCCCGTGTAATATTGTATAAACATGCATGTTGTACATTCAATGTACAAATTATCCAATACATCTTCAAAAGAATTACATGTAACGAATTACAAACATAGAGAAAAATAAGGGCGAGTATGATCAGTTTGTACTTCTATAGACGTTGATTCATACAATGTCTCCCCAAACAAATTGTTCGATTTCAGTCAAGTTTTAATGGCTGCCACTTTAGGCACCTCAACAGGAAAGAGATGAATCTCATCAATCCAAGGATTCTTTTCCTTTGCTGGATTAACAGTCTTCAAAGCCTTCCACACAGCACTGTTACACTTGAACCCTGACCCGAACGCAATCTGCCACATCCTATCACCCTTCCTCACTCTTCCCTTAGCCTCAGAGTAAGCCAATTCATACCACAATGAACTACTAGAAGTGTTTCCAAACCTGTTAAGTGTCATTCTCGAAGGCTCCATATGCCAATCAGTGAGCTCGAGGTTCTTCTCCATCTCATCCAACACTGCTCTCCCACCGGCATGGATGCAGAAGTGCTCGAATGCCAGCTTGAAATCAGGAATGTATGGTTTGATCTTATGCATCTTGAACACCTTTCTTGCCACCAGTGTAGCAAAAAATAGGAGTTGTTCTGACATAGGTAGCACTATAGGGCCGAGTGTAGTGATGTTCGTTTTAAGTGCCTCTCCGGCTACGGCCATTAGGTCTTTTGAGAGCGCAACACCTATTCTTTTGGTGTCATCTTCCTTTTGGAACACACAGTTGTACGCCTTGTCGTCTGAGCCTTTGTGGGTTCGGACAGTGTGCATGAGTTGGTACTTGGAGCGACGGCGGTCGGAGGTGCGGTTGGAGAGGAGGATGGCGGCTCCACCCAACCGGAAGAGGCAGTTGGAGAGGAGCATAGAGCGGTCATTCCCAAAGTACCAATTGAGGGTTATGTTCTCCATGCTGACCACCAAGGCATATGAGTTAGGGTGCACCTGTTGACAAAAAGAGGTGATTAGGTTTTCAACTTCTTTGCCTAATTATTGAAGTAAATTACATCATAAAGcttaaacaattttttttgaatcaaatgaaagcttaaacaaaatgaaaagacaaactaaaattcttcttcttcttcttcttcttctttattcataaatctaaatatatattgtatacataCTCAATTTATACTAAAATGGTAGTGAGAATGATAGTTGTGCTATATCATATTGTTGTATGTGGAAGGCCCCCAAACCCTATACTAAGGTGTATAAACTTGAACCTACTTTCTATTTGGTTGAGTGTTTGTTTTAGTAAAGTAGAAAGGTCTCAATTCTCAAATGTGGTTGCACATATTTATGATGCTAGCAAACACCGGACCTAGCCTTCTTTATACTAGTCTTTTACCTATGCATTTGCACGGATTCAACTTCTTACTACCCACTAAAATAGTACTAACCAGTAACCACAACGCTGCTTtgctcttctttctctttcctttttagctcttgtaatttttctttttctctttgctTTATTATTTCACGTTTTTAACCATTCTGTACGTAGATTATTAGTTTAACTTATCATTATCTCTCATGGGTGTTTATGACATATCTATTTTTTGGTAAGACTGTTGACACTAAAGAAGACTTCTAATTATAGCAGTGGAGATTACATCTCAATATTCCAGGCTCCTATACAAGTGAACAAGTAACATACCAAATTCTGGAAATGTATTTATGGTAACTGCTGGTGTGATCTCTAAAAGGGTACGGTTATTGTACCATAATTAATACATATCTATATTCTCTAAAGGTAAGACGTGTTTCATATATAAGGTAGCTTCAAATTCTACGTCATCTCGTAGATGTGAAATAGTTTAGTTAAGAATATGGTCCAAATCAATACctcaatatatatgatgcatgccaatgaattcatttcaTTAGAAACATAATTTGAGTTCATGAAAATGTGTATACTTAAACAATTGAAAGGTTAATGGAATTCTTAAAAAAGAAGCAAGCTAATGGAAAAGGTTACTAAGAACAAACCTGGAGAAGCTGCTTGGCAAGATCGATAGAAATGAGGCCAGCACTGCAACCCATCCCACCAAGATTGTAGCTGACAATGTTCCCTCTGAGTTTGTAATGATTCACAACCATGGAGGACAGAGATGGCGTTGGATTGAACAAGCTGCAGTTCACCACCAGAATCCCAATATCCTTAGGCTTCACTCCCGTCTTCTCCAGCAGCTCATCAATCGCCCCAAACATCACCATCTCTGCCTCCTTCCTAGCCTCCTCCATACACGGGTTCGGCGGAACCCTGAGCACAGCCTCGGGCATGTACGTGTTCTGTCCGAGGCCGGAGCGCTCTAGAATCTTTTGCTGGAACGCCAGGTTCTCGTCGGAGAAGCTCCCGGTCAGCTTGGACCTGTGCATGAAGATTTCCCTAGTGCACATGCGCTCGTTCTCTGGCTTGTAACACGCAAAGTTTACCAAGTACACCTTCCTCGGCCGGGTGGTGAAGTAGACGGTGGTCAGGAAGACTAGTAGGCTGGAGCAGACGGTGACGGAGACGAAGTTGAACTTGAGCTGGTCCCATATACGAGCCAAGTCTTCAACAGTTAGGGTTGAGAGATGAGCAAAAGTCACAACGAGGAGCGGGACGAGTAAGAAGTACATGGCGTTGGAGATGAGGTAGTGATACCCGAGCTTCACGTACTTGAGCCGCACGGATAGAAGAAAATTCGGAAGCACTCTAGTAGTAGTACCTTCACTAACTTGAACGTGATCATGAACACCGTTTTGCTTCGACGTCGAAGACGAAGACGACGTGTCCGGCGCTTGTGTAGTCATGTTTGGTCGGAGAAGAAGCCGGAGTTGGAGCTGAGAGAGCAGAGATGTTAATGGCAATGAAAGTTGGAGTTTAGTTTTGGCAAGTGTTGCGAGAAAAAGGGAGAAAAGAGTTCGGATTTTAAAGGGAGAGAAGAGTTGGGAGTTCGGAGGATGCAACTACCCCAACGAACTCTTAATGTTTGAAGCCCAAGGGGCATTGAATTTGCCAACCGGGAGATTGACGATTTGGGGcggaatattattttaaaactaCCCGTTTAGCCTTGAGTTCATTATAATTTACGGTTTTTGCCATTTGTGTAGGTGAACTCGACTGTGTACACAGCTGGCACTCGTCTAATTATGCATGGTTAACTGCCGTGTTGGTAAACTAGTTTTGGTAAACTAGACCCAGCTCTTCTTATTTTTGAAGAAGAGATTAACAAAAATAATGCTAGGGTTAGGTGCTCGACTTTTGTTTCTGTTGCCGGTTAATTTGAACCAAATTATAGTCGAAAGTTTGTTCTAATCATATTTCCTTATTGTAGGAAAATGTAATATCAATTTCGGTTTGGATACTATGTGGTCGATAAGATTGTGATGAAGTTATACTTCATCATGACATCGAAGTCTTGGTCATACGAGTTGAGTTTAGCAAGAAATTAAGTAATCACGTTTTTAGCTAGCTATGAGAAAATTAGGATGTTGTAGGTTTCAATTTGCACAAATTAGATTAGGTTTCAGTTAAAACTTTTACACCCTTTAAAGTTGTAATAactcttaatatatatattttgtcaACACCCTTACTATGTATTACTTAGAGGTTGTACTATTATAAGATTACAAAAATGAGATTTTGTTTTATAATATGAACTGCTTAATGGTTCCAAACTCTCGTTATTGAGTGTCTATAACTCAGAGATCATTTTCTAGCTAAGAATTGGAGAAGGCTTTAACAATTGGCTGGCTTTCAACTTTCTTAGATTAAACAGGTCAGGTCAGGGATGAAAGGCTTTTCGTCTTGTAATTTTCCTTTTGTCGCCGGAAACGGAGAAAAGAGAAGAGATAAGGATTACTAGTGCATGCTCGATCACTAGCTTGCATATTCTTTCCCAGATTATTCCACTATGAAACCAAACAAATTGCTAAGCTGAGAACAATATATGTCTCAAGAATGTACGTGTTGTTCTCGGTCCATATGTAGCTGAAACCGACCGCAATTCATATGTCATAAACAATTTGGGGACCATTTAAACTAGCCATTAATCAGgcattagatgaaattttaattacttcTGTTATAACAACATAACACATT
This is a stretch of genomic DNA from Argentina anserina chromosome 4, drPotAnse1.1, whole genome shotgun sequence. It encodes these proteins:
- the LOC126790005 gene encoding 3-ketoacyl-CoA synthase 11-like; this encodes MTTQAPDTSSSSSTSKQNGVHDHVQVSEGTTTRVLPNFLLSVRLKYVKLGYHYLISNAMYFLLVPLLVVTFAHLSTLTVEDLARIWDQLKFNFVSVTVCSSLLVFLTTVYFTTRPRKVYLVNFACYKPENERMCTREIFMHRSKLTGSFSDENLAFQQKILERSGLGQNTYMPEAVLRVPPNPCMEEARKEAEMVMFGAIDELLEKTGVKPKDIGILVVNCSLFNPTPSLSSMVVNHYKLRGNIVSYNLGGMGCSAGLISIDLAKQLLQVHPNSYALVVSMENITLNWYFGNDRSMLLSNCLFRLGGAAILLSNRTSDRRRSKYQLMHTVRTHKGSDDKAYNCVFQKEDDTKRIGVALSKDLMAVAGEALKTNITTLGPIVLPMSEQLLFFATLVARKVFKMHKIKPYIPDFKLAFEHFCIHAGGRAVLDEMEKNLELTDWHMEPSRMTLNRFGNTSSSSLWYELAYSEAKGRVRKGDRMWQIAFGSGFKCNSAVWKALKTVNPAKEKNPWIDEIHLFPVEVPKVAAIKT